Proteins encoded by one window of Winogradskyella sp. PG-2:
- a CDS encoding M48 family metallopeptidase encodes MRRGSIKIRILIFVAVAAFAFLRKCSQEEVNPYTGKKQAISLSPQEEIAIGLQSAPGMAQQHGGLHPRNDYQALVDDIGNKLVNSSIAKDTPYKYEFHLLLDENTINAFALPGGQIFITFALFSKLENQDQLAGVLGHEIGHVLGKHSNERISNANFWKVLAMGSSAIDMGGLAQQFGQGQLLKNGRGDELESDELGVLLMMKAGYNPEEMVGVMEILKAAAGPNRVPEFQSSHPDPENRIEKIREAIKKYKNAS; translated from the coding sequence ATGAGAAGAGGTAGCATTAAAATTCGAATTTTAATCTTTGTAGCAGTAGCTGCATTTGCATTCTTAAGAAAATGTAGTCAAGAAGAAGTTAACCCATATACAGGTAAGAAACAAGCCATTTCTTTATCGCCTCAAGAAGAAATAGCTATTGGTCTACAGAGTGCACCAGGAATGGCTCAGCAACATGGAGGTTTACATCCACGAAATGATTATCAGGCCTTAGTAGATGATATTGGTAATAAACTAGTTAATAGCAGTATCGCAAAGGACACTCCTTATAAATATGAATTTCATTTATTATTAGATGAAAATACCATCAATGCCTTTGCATTACCAGGAGGTCAGATCTTTATTACTTTCGCACTATTTTCTAAATTAGAAAACCAAGATCAACTTGCTGGTGTTCTAGGTCACGAAATTGGTCATGTACTAGGTAAACACTCTAACGAAAGAATTAGTAATGCTAACTTCTGGAAAGTATTAGCGATGGGAAGCTCAGCGATTGATATGGGAGGACTTGCACAACAATTTGGGCAAGGTCAATTATTAAAAAATGGTAGAGGTGACGAATTAGAGAGTGACGAACTTGGAGTATTATTAATGATGAAAGCAGGTTATAATCCTGAAGAAATGGTAGGTGTCATGGAAATTCTAAAAGCAGCTGCAGGTCCAAATCGTGTTCCTGAATTTCAGAGTTCACATCCTGATCCCGAAAATCGCATAGAAAAAATTAGAGAAGCTATTAAGAAATACAAAAACGCATCTTAA
- the gpmI gene encoding 2,3-bisphosphoglycerate-independent phosphoglycerate mutase, with amino-acid sequence MNKKVILMILDGWGKSPDPKVSAIDNAKTPYIDSLYTKYPSASLRTDGLHVGLPEGQMGNSEVGHMNLGAGRIVYQDLVKINLAVKNKTLQEEQVLKNAFEYAKTNNKNVHLLGLISDGGVHSHINHVFGLVNAANDYGLEDVFVHAFTDGRDVDPKSGYGFISELEDHLNKTTGKLATVTGRYYAMDRDKRWERVKLAYDALVEGNGTHTQNILKSIQDNYENDITDEFIKPLVSIDEYKNPITTIKDDDVVIFFNFRTDRGRQLTEALSQKDFHEYNMHKLNLHYVTLTNYDDNFKGINVVFNKDNLSETLGEILEKHNKKQIRIAETEKYPHVTFFFSGGQEAPFKGETRILRNSPKVATYDLKPEMSAFELKDALIPELKKGEVDFVCLNFANGDMVGHTGSMEAAIKACEAVDTCVTEVIDTALKNDYTTILIADHGNCETMVNPDGSPHTAHTTNPVPIILIDKDLKTIKDGILGDIAPTVLKLIGVPQPESMTQHSLI; translated from the coding sequence ATGAACAAGAAGGTTATTTTAATGATTTTAGATGGTTGGGGAAAATCACCTGACCCTAAAGTTTCTGCTATTGACAATGCTAAAACACCATATATTGACTCGCTTTATACAAAATACCCAAGTGCTAGTTTAAGAACCGATGGGCTTCATGTTGGTTTACCTGAAGGACAAATGGGTAATAGTGAAGTTGGACACATGAATTTAGGTGCTGGTAGAATCGTATATCAAGATTTAGTTAAAATAAATCTAGCTGTTAAAAACAAAACACTTCAAGAAGAGCAGGTTTTAAAAAATGCCTTTGAATATGCAAAGACAAATAACAAGAATGTTCATTTGTTAGGCTTAATAAGTGATGGAGGTGTTCACTCACACATCAACCATGTTTTTGGTTTAGTTAATGCTGCTAATGATTATGGCTTAGAAGATGTTTTTGTCCATGCTTTTACAGATGGTAGAGACGTAGATCCTAAATCGGGATATGGATTTATATCAGAATTAGAGGATCATTTAAATAAAACTACTGGTAAGTTAGCTACAGTTACTGGACGTTACTATGCGATGGACAGAGATAAACGTTGGGAACGTGTAAAATTAGCTTATGATGCATTAGTGGAAGGTAATGGAACTCACACGCAAAATATCCTAAAATCTATTCAGGATAATTATGAAAACGACATCACTGATGAATTTATAAAACCTCTAGTTAGTATCGATGAATATAAAAATCCAATAACAACTATTAAGGATGACGATGTGGTTATATTCTTCAATTTCAGAACTGATCGCGGACGTCAATTAACAGAAGCTTTATCACAGAAAGATTTTCATGAATACAACATGCACAAATTAAATCTTCATTATGTTACTTTAACTAATTATGACGATAATTTCAAAGGCATAAATGTAGTTTTTAATAAAGATAATTTATCTGAGACTTTGGGTGAAATTTTAGAAAAACATAATAAAAAACAAATACGTATTGCCGAAACTGAGAAGTATCCTCATGTTACATTTTTCTTTTCTGGAGGACAAGAAGCTCCATTTAAAGGTGAAACAAGGATTCTAAGAAACTCACCAAAAGTTGCTACCTATGATTTAAAACCAGAAATGAGTGCATTTGAATTAAAGGATGCATTAATTCCAGAACTTAAGAAAGGTGAAGTAGATTTTGTATGCCTCAACTTTGCTAATGGAGATATGGTTGGACATACAGGCTCAATGGAAGCAGCAATAAAAGCTTGTGAAGCAGTTGACACCTGTGTAACAGAGGTTATAGATACCGCATTAAAAAATGACTACACCACCATATTAATTGCAGATCACGGCAATTGTGAGACAATGGTAAATCCAGACGGATCACCTCATACAGCTCATACGACTAACCCAGTTCCTATTATATTAATAGATAAAGATTTAAAAACTATTAAAGATGGAATTTTAGGCGATATTGCTCCGACAGTTTTAAAATTAATCGGAGTACCACAACCAGAAAGTATGACACAACATAGTCTTATTTAA
- a CDS encoding ankyrin repeat domain-containing protein — MKKSVVVLALALGFSISNLNASNEVLTSDVNEAIVKTVEVSPLCKAVAKGNVEEVNKLIAAGANVNAKSNGMQPIHYAAKYNRVNLIKVLITAGSEIHTPCDKGYTALRHAKKAKANDAAQFLKRFKNKNV; from the coding sequence ATGAAAAAATCAGTAGTAGTTTTAGCCTTAGCATTAGGCTTTTCAATTAGTAATTTAAATGCATCAAATGAAGTTTTAACATCAGATGTTAATGAAGCAATTGTAAAAACAGTAGAAGTTAGTCCTTTATGTAAAGCAGTTGCAAAAGGAAATGTTGAAGAAGTAAATAAGCTTATTGCAGCTGGTGCGAATGTTAATGCCAAATCTAATGGTATGCAACCTATCCATTATGCAGCAAAATATAATAGAGTAAACCTTATAAAAGTTTTAATAACTGCAGGTTCAGAAATTCATACACCTTGTGATAAAGGATATACCGCTTTAAGACACGCAAAAAAAGCGAAAGCTAACGATGCGGCACAGTTCTTGAAACGTTTTAAAAACAAGAATGTCTAG
- a CDS encoding GNAT family N-acetyltransferase, which yields MNYSFRIIPNDDLHHVIPLVYELNEGKVSKDLLQSRFNEMKDQNYECAGIFDTDELIGVTGLWYCTRHYVGKAVELDHVYIKLEYRSKGLGKQFINWINEYVKKKGCNSMELNTYVQNFPSHKFYYNEGYEIWGYHFFKNI from the coding sequence ATGAACTATAGTTTTAGAATTATTCCCAATGATGACTTACATCATGTCATACCTTTAGTGTATGAATTAAATGAAGGAAAAGTCAGTAAAGATTTGCTTCAATCTCGATTTAATGAAATGAAAGATCAAAATTATGAATGTGCAGGTATTTTTGATACTGATGAATTAATAGGCGTTACAGGATTATGGTATTGCACACGTCATTATGTTGGTAAGGCAGTAGAATTAGATCATGTTTATATTAAACTAGAATATAGAAGTAAAGGGCTTGGAAAACAATTTATAAATTGGATTAACGAATATGTGAAAAAGAAAGGGTGTAATTCGATGGAGTTAAATACATATGTGCAGAACTTTCCGTCTCACAAATTTTACTATAATGAAGGCTACGAAATTTGGGGCTATCATTTCTTTAAAAATATTTAA